A window from Exiguobacterium marinum DSM 16307 encodes these proteins:
- the dnaK gene encoding molecular chaperone DnaK, with the protein MGKIIGIDLGTTNSCVAVMEGGEAVVISNAEGNRTTPSVVAFKGEERQVGEVAKRQAITNPNTIQSIKRHMGTSHTVDVDDKKFTPQEISAIILQKLKKDAEDYLGETVTEAVITVPAYFNDAERQATKDAGKIAGLDVKRIINEPTAAALAYGLDKGEDHTILIYDLGGGTFDVSILELGDGVFEVVATAGDNRLGGDDFDQKIIDYLVAEFKKENGIDLGKDKMALQRLKDAAEKAKKDLSGVTSAHISLPFITAGEAGPLHLEMTLTRAKFEELTADLVERTMEPTRRALKDSGLTPSDLDKIILVGGSTRIPAVQKAIHDFTKKEPFKGVNPDEVVALGAAIQGGVLAGDVKDVVLLDVTPLSLGIETMGGVMTKLIDRNTTIPTSKSQVFSTAADNQPAVDIHVLQGERPMAPDNKTLGRFQLTDIPPAPRGVPQVEVKFDIDANGIVHVSAKDLGTNKEQSITIQSSSGIDEAEIERMVKEAEANAEADNQRKEEAELRNEADQLVFATDKAIKDLGEQVEEADKEKAEAAKEKTKTALEGSDLEEIRTAKDELSAVVQELTQKVYAKMAEQQGAEGAEPQTEAKQDDDVVDAEFEDLDDRK; encoded by the coding sequence ATGGGTAAAATTATCGGTATTGACTTAGGGACTACAAACTCATGTGTGGCAGTAATGGAAGGTGGCGAAGCGGTCGTCATCTCAAACGCAGAAGGGAACCGTACGACGCCTTCTGTTGTCGCGTTCAAAGGTGAAGAGCGCCAGGTAGGTGAGGTCGCAAAACGTCAGGCCATCACAAACCCGAACACGATCCAATCAATCAAGCGTCATATGGGAACATCACACACGGTTGACGTAGACGATAAGAAATTCACACCACAAGAAATCTCAGCAATCATCTTGCAAAAGTTGAAGAAAGATGCTGAAGACTATCTCGGTGAAACGGTAACGGAAGCAGTCATCACAGTTCCTGCATACTTCAATGATGCAGAACGCCAAGCGACAAAAGATGCAGGTAAAATCGCTGGTCTCGATGTAAAACGTATTATCAACGAACCGACAGCGGCTGCGCTCGCATACGGTTTAGATAAAGGTGAAGATCACACGATTTTGATTTATGACCTCGGTGGCGGTACGTTCGACGTGTCAATTCTTGAACTTGGTGACGGTGTATTCGAAGTTGTCGCAACAGCAGGTGACAATCGTCTCGGTGGAGATGACTTCGACCAAAAAATCATCGACTACCTCGTTGCAGAATTCAAAAAAGAGAACGGAATCGACCTCGGAAAAGATAAGATGGCGCTTCAGCGTTTGAAAGATGCGGCTGAAAAGGCGAAGAAAGACCTTTCAGGTGTCACAAGTGCGCACATCAGTCTTCCGTTCATCACAGCTGGTGAAGCAGGTCCTCTCCACTTGGAGATGACACTCACGCGTGCGAAGTTTGAAGAGTTGACGGCCGATCTTGTCGAACGCACGATGGAACCGACTCGCCGTGCTTTGAAGGACTCAGGACTCACACCATCTGATCTTGACAAGATCATTCTTGTCGGTGGTTCGACACGTATTCCTGCCGTTCAAAAAGCAATCCACGACTTTACGAAGAAAGAGCCGTTCAAAGGGGTTAACCCGGATGAAGTTGTTGCACTCGGTGCAGCCATCCAAGGTGGGGTTCTTGCAGGTGACGTGAAAGATGTCGTTCTTCTTGATGTGACGCCACTCTCACTCGGTATTGAAACAATGGGCGGCGTGATGACGAAATTGATTGATCGTAATACGACAATCCCAACATCAAAATCACAAGTCTTCTCGACTGCAGCGGATAACCAACCAGCTGTTGATATCCACGTCCTTCAAGGGGAACGTCCGATGGCGCCTGATAACAAGACGCTCGGTCGCTTCCAATTGACGGACATCCCGCCGGCACCACGCGGTGTGCCGCAAGTCGAAGTTAAATTCGACATCGATGCTAACGGAATTGTTCACGTATCGGCAAAAGACCTTGGTACGAACAAAGAACAATCGATTACGATTCAATCATCTTCAGGTATCGATGAAGCGGAAATCGAGCGCATGGTGAAAGAAGCGGAAGCGAACGCGGAAGCTGATAACCAACGTAAAGAAGAAGCTGAGCTCCGCAACGAAGCAGACCAACTCGTCTTTGCGACTGACAAGGCAATCAAAGACCTTGGCGAGCAAGTCGAAGAGGCAGATAAAGAAAAAGCGGAAGCTGCGAAAGAAAAAACGAAAACGGCTCTCGAAGGTTCAGACCTTGAGGAAATCCGGACAGCCAAAGACGAATTATCAGCTGTCGTTCAAGAGTTGACACAAAAAGTATATGCTAAAATGGCTGAACAGCAAGGTGCTGAAGGTGCAGAACCACAAACAGAAGCGAAACAGGACGATGATGTCGTGGACGCAGAGTTTGAGGATCTCGACGACCGTAAATAA
- the dnaJ gene encoding molecular chaperone DnaJ, which produces MAKRDYYEVLGLDKSASAQEIKRAYRKLARQYHPDINQEADAAEKFKEIGEAYEVLSDEQKRAQYDRFGFEGANQFGGGGDFQGGFGDIFDMFFGGGGRRQDPNAPRRGEDYQYVVDLDFMESVTGKTETIELEIEVECDTCMGSGAKPGTKPETCNRCGGSGVETVEQNTVLGRMVNQRPCSQCHGTGKTIKEKCSTCHGSGHVKKKQSVEVKIPAGIDNGQQIRLSGKGGPGVNGGPAGDLYVVIRVRAHEIFDRVDQHISMEMPVTFAQAALGAEIEVPTVHGNVSLKVPAGTQTGSKFRLRGKGMPSLRGGANGDQFVSVIVMTPKHMTDRQKELLREFEEISGESGVEEEHGMFQKMKKFFSH; this is translated from the coding sequence GTGGCGAAACGAGATTATTATGAAGTGCTAGGGCTCGACAAGTCGGCCTCAGCACAAGAAATCAAGCGGGCATACCGTAAGTTGGCCCGTCAATATCATCCAGACATCAACCAAGAGGCAGATGCTGCTGAAAAGTTCAAAGAAATCGGTGAAGCGTATGAGGTGCTTTCTGATGAACAGAAACGGGCTCAATATGACCGATTCGGTTTTGAAGGAGCTAATCAATTCGGAGGCGGTGGCGATTTCCAAGGCGGATTCGGAGATATTTTTGATATGTTCTTCGGAGGCGGCGGACGCCGTCAAGACCCAAACGCACCTCGAAGAGGAGAAGACTATCAGTACGTGGTCGATCTTGATTTCATGGAGAGTGTGACCGGGAAGACTGAGACGATTGAACTCGAAATCGAAGTCGAATGTGATACGTGTATGGGAAGTGGGGCAAAACCCGGAACAAAACCAGAAACGTGTAACCGATGTGGCGGCAGTGGAGTCGAAACAGTCGAACAAAATACGGTTCTTGGTCGTATGGTCAATCAACGTCCTTGTAGTCAATGTCATGGTACAGGTAAGACGATTAAAGAAAAATGTTCGACTTGCCATGGTTCAGGTCATGTGAAGAAGAAGCAATCGGTTGAAGTTAAAATTCCTGCTGGTATCGATAACGGTCAGCAGATTCGTTTATCTGGAAAAGGCGGCCCGGGTGTGAATGGTGGACCAGCGGGAGACTTATACGTTGTTATTCGTGTAAGAGCCCACGAAATTTTTGACCGTGTCGACCAACACATTTCAATGGAAATGCCGGTCACGTTCGCCCAGGCGGCTCTCGGTGCAGAAATCGAAGTCCCGACTGTTCATGGGAACGTGAGTTTGAAAGTACCTGCGGGAACACAAACCGGTTCAAAATTCCGTTTACGTGGAAAAGGGATGCCGAGCCTACGCGGAGGCGCAAACGGCGACCAATTTGTCAGTGTCATCGTGATGACACCGAAACATATGACAGATCGTCAAAAAGAATTGCTTCGTGAATTTGAAGAAATTAGCGGTGAGTCTGGGGTAGAAGAGGAACATGGTATGTTCCAAAAAATGAAAAAGTTCTTTAGTCACTAA